In Mobula hypostoma chromosome 10, sMobHyp1.1, whole genome shotgun sequence, a single genomic region encodes these proteins:
- the LOC134352557 gene encoding lectin-like → MYCQALIPGGHLVSIHSKENNDFVLELAQKEGSPHPKIWIGSSDVYEDGTEFWTDGSRWDYHYWPTGRPVAGLLCNTMILTQNAGFWSDEDCTNSRFPFVCISHVDLN, encoded by the exons ATGTACTGTCAAGCCCTCATACCTGGTGGTCACCTCGTTTCAATACACAGCAAGGAAAATAATGACTTTGTTTTAGAATTGGCCCAAAAGGAGGGTAGTCCACATCCAAAAATTTGGATTGGTAGCTCTGATGTGTATGAG GATGGTACAGAGTTTTGGACTGATGGATCCAGATGGGATTATCATTATTGGCCTACAGGAAGACCCGTTGCTGGCTTACTGTGCAACACCATGATTCTAACTCAGA ATGCTGGCTTTTGGAGTGATGAGGATTGTACCAACAGCAGATTTCCATTCGTCTGTATTTCCCACGTGGACCTTAATTAA